From a region of the Teredinibacter turnerae genome:
- a CDS encoding GbsR/MarR family transcriptional regulator has protein sequence MKLNPTAENFVVHFGEMGSRWGFNRTVGQMLALLVIHPEPLNAEDIAETLHVSRGNVSMGLKELQSWRLVRVQRVHGDRKDYFTVSGSIWELAQTVFEERRKREIEPTLSVLRSNLLDEPKSDEEAFAQQQMSDLLTLLEQLTNWAQQLNNLSPGQLQGLLKLGSGVGKVLDLKDRIIGQPKPD, from the coding sequence ATGAAACTCAACCCTACTGCAGAGAACTTTGTGGTCCATTTCGGTGAAATGGGCAGTCGCTGGGGCTTTAACCGCACCGTGGGCCAGATGCTGGCGTTGCTGGTGATTCATCCGGAACCCCTCAACGCCGAAGACATTGCCGAGACGCTGCACGTCAGCCGTGGCAACGTGAGCATGGGGTTGAAGGAGCTCCAATCCTGGCGCCTGGTTCGGGTGCAGCGGGTGCACGGTGACCGCAAAGATTACTTCACGGTTTCCGGCAGTATCTGGGAACTGGCGCAAACCGTATTCGAAGAGCGTCGCAAACGGGAGATCGAGCCCACCTTGTCGGTACTTCGCAGCAATTTACTGGACGAGCCCAAGAGCGATGAAGAGGCATTCGCCCAGCAGCAGATGAGCGACTTGCTTACCTTGCTGGAGCAACTCACCAACTGGGCACAGCAACTCAACAATCTGTCGCCAGGACAGCTTCAAGGGCTGCTCAAGCTCGGTTCCGGCGTTGGCAAGGTGCTGGATCTTAAAGATCGCATTATCGGCCAGCCCAAGCCCGACTAA
- a CDS encoding cytochrome ubiquinol oxidase subunit I, with product MLDTLELSRIQFAANISFHILFPTINIAMCWVLFFFKIRHDMTQNPVWMRAYRFWVKVFALTFALGVVSGITMSFQFGTNWPGFMETVGNIAGPLLGYEVLTAFFLEATFLGVMLFGINRVPPKLHTLATLLVALGTTMSAFWILALNSWMHTPAGFEMREGVAHVTSWWEVIFNPSFPYRLVHMLVASGLTAAFFVAGISAYRIRKGDTKRAPLLALKTGIFMAAVLMPLQILVGDLHGLNTFEHQPQKVSAMEGVWHTEQGAPLLLFAIPDEEAQKNHWEIGIPHMASLILTHTFNGEIKGLTEFESHPPVKPLFFGFRVMVGVGLLMLATAWFTSVLLLKNKTLPYWLLRHLEVMTFSGWVATLAGWYVTEIGRQPWLVTGVLRTADAVTTLPTGNVGTSLVLYLLVYAGLLTAYVHTVRLLARKSVEVEEFEVDDHATHDRPLIEEGASS from the coding sequence ATGCTGGACACATTGGAACTTTCGCGGATTCAATTCGCGGCCAATATCAGCTTTCATATTTTATTCCCCACCATCAACATTGCCATGTGTTGGGTGTTGTTCTTTTTTAAAATTCGCCACGACATGACCCAAAACCCAGTATGGATGCGCGCCTATCGCTTTTGGGTAAAAGTGTTTGCGCTCACTTTTGCGCTGGGCGTGGTGAGTGGTATCACCATGTCGTTTCAGTTCGGTACCAACTGGCCGGGCTTTATGGAAACCGTTGGCAATATCGCCGGGCCGTTGCTTGGCTACGAAGTGCTGACGGCATTCTTTTTAGAGGCAACGTTTCTCGGCGTAATGCTGTTTGGCATTAATCGCGTACCACCGAAATTACACACCTTGGCAACCTTGTTAGTCGCGCTGGGGACAACCATGTCCGCGTTTTGGATTCTCGCGCTGAATTCCTGGATGCACACCCCCGCGGGCTTTGAAATGCGAGAAGGCGTGGCTCACGTTACCAGTTGGTGGGAGGTTATCTTTAACCCGTCATTCCCCTATCGATTAGTGCATATGCTGGTTGCCTCCGGCTTGACGGCGGCTTTTTTTGTGGCCGGGATTTCCGCTTACCGCATTCGCAAAGGCGACACCAAACGCGCACCTCTACTTGCGTTAAAAACCGGTATTTTTATGGCCGCTGTACTCATGCCACTGCAGATTCTTGTCGGCGATTTGCACGGCTTAAACACGTTTGAACACCAACCGCAGAAAGTCTCGGCGATGGAAGGCGTGTGGCACACGGAACAGGGCGCCCCTTTACTGCTGTTCGCTATTCCCGATGAAGAAGCGCAAAAAAATCATTGGGAGATCGGCATTCCCCATATGGCCAGCCTGATTCTCACCCACACATTTAACGGCGAAATAAAAGGGTTGACCGAGTTTGAGTCACACCCGCCGGTAAAGCCCCTGTTCTTCGGCTTTCGCGTTATGGTCGGTGTTGGACTGTTGATGCTGGCGACCGCTTGGTTTACCAGCGTGCTGCTGTTAAAAAATAAAACGCTGCCTTACTGGCTGCTCCGCCATCTGGAAGTGATGACTTTTAGTGGCTGGGTGGCCACGCTTGCAGGCTGGTATGTGACGGAAATCGGCCGCCAACCCTGGCTGGTTACCGGCGTACTGCGCACCGCAGACGCAGTCACCACCTTGCCCACTGGCAATGTCGGTACTTCACTCGTACTTTATTTGCTGGTTTACGCGGGCCTGTTAACCGCTTACGTTCACACCGTGCGCCTGCTCGCGCGAAAATCTGTTGAGGTGGAAGAATTCGAAGTCGACGACCACGCAACTCACGATCGACCCCTGATTGAAGAAGGAGCCAGCTCATGA
- a CDS encoding cytochrome d ubiquinol oxidase subunit II, with amino-acid sequence MSEATLLPVIFIGLMGLAILVYALLDGYDLGVGILLPMKSDEEHLRDRMIASIGPFWDANETWLVLAVGLLLIAFPSAHSLVLYHLYLPATFMLLGLILRGVAFDFRAKAAVSHKYLWDLGFKSGSLLTTLTQGYMLGKYVTGFIPGWGAEVFCLLSALGVTAAYTLIGGAWLVLKTESDLQGRAIRWARNANRLTFLGVIAVCLVNLWVNPSVFQRWFEFPLVMFVLLIPAICLAAFMGNEWLLRKLPLPDDRYCAYPFAFTAMIFTTCFTGLAFSFYPAIVPGKLTIWEAASAPESLQFILVGALVVVPVILVYTAYAYWVFRGKASDLKYH; translated from the coding sequence ATGAGCGAAGCAACACTGTTACCCGTTATTTTTATCGGCCTGATGGGGCTCGCCATTCTGGTGTATGCATTACTCGACGGCTACGACCTGGGCGTCGGTATTTTATTGCCAATGAAGTCCGACGAGGAGCATCTGCGCGATCGTATGATTGCCTCCATCGGCCCATTTTGGGATGCCAACGAAACCTGGCTGGTACTCGCGGTCGGGTTGCTGTTAATAGCGTTTCCAAGCGCACATAGCCTGGTGCTCTACCACCTGTATTTACCGGCGACGTTTATGTTGCTCGGCTTGATCTTGCGCGGCGTCGCCTTTGACTTTCGCGCCAAGGCGGCCGTTTCTCACAAATACCTGTGGGATCTGGGGTTCAAGTCCGGCTCACTGCTAACCACCCTGACCCAAGGCTATATGCTCGGAAAATACGTTACGGGTTTTATCCCCGGCTGGGGTGCGGAAGTGTTTTGCCTGTTAAGCGCTCTCGGGGTAACCGCCGCCTATACCTTGATTGGCGGTGCCTGGCTCGTGTTAAAAACCGAATCCGACCTGCAAGGCCGAGCGATACGCTGGGCGCGCAATGCAAACCGGCTAACGTTCCTCGGGGTAATCGCCGTGTGCCTGGTAAACCTGTGGGTCAACCCGTCGGTGTTTCAGCGTTGGTTTGAGTTCCCCCTGGTGATGTTCGTACTGCTTATACCCGCTATATGCCTTGCAGCTTTTATGGGCAACGAATGGCTGTTGCGCAAATTACCCCTCCCTGACGACCGCTACTGCGCCTATCCTTTTGCCTTTACTGCGATGATATTCACAACCTGTTTTACCGGGCTGGCTTTCAGCTTTTATCCCGCGATAGTGCCCGGTAAACTCACCATCTGGGAGGCCGCCAGTGCGCCCGAGTCGCTGCAGTTCATTCTGGTTGGGGCACTCGTTGTTGTTCCGGTTATTCTTGTTTATACCGCGTATGCCTACTGGGTATTCCGTGGTAAAGCCTCGGACCTGAAATACCATTAA
- a CDS encoding alpha/beta fold hydrolase, translated as MPYAYTQDNTRIFFETYGSGAPLLLIPGQGLDHKGWGGFVNALAEQFRVIVLDNRGTGNSDKPEAPEYTTRGMAADAIAVLNTLQIFSAHVLGFSMGGRIAQWVAVDHPKRVNKLVLVATTPGNTHGVARAQSVDFIFASGNRERMLELMVSPGWYDSNPEFQQLWQYQAENRPPAYAQRLHFVASECHDCWHELSSVAAPTLIVHGNDDTINVPANARLLAEQIPEAEVVFIPEGRHYIFLEKQDECSEAILQFLGKS; from the coding sequence ATGCCGTACGCCTATACTCAAGACAATACGCGCATTTTCTTCGAAACCTACGGCTCAGGCGCTCCGCTATTGCTCATCCCCGGTCAGGGTTTAGATCACAAAGGCTGGGGCGGCTTTGTCAACGCACTGGCAGAGCAGTTTCGGGTGATCGTACTGGACAACCGCGGTACCGGTAACAGCGACAAACCGGAAGCTCCCGAGTACACCACACGCGGCATGGCAGCCGACGCCATTGCTGTTCTCAACACGCTGCAAATATTTTCAGCGCACGTGCTGGGTTTTTCCATGGGTGGCCGCATCGCGCAATGGGTTGCAGTGGATCATCCGAAGCGCGTAAACAAACTGGTGCTTGTCGCCACCACACCGGGCAACACCCACGGTGTTGCGCGAGCGCAGAGCGTGGATTTTATCTTCGCCTCCGGCAACAGGGAGCGCATGCTCGAATTAATGGTGTCGCCAGGCTGGTACGACAGTAACCCGGAATTTCAACAACTGTGGCAATATCAAGCGGAGAACCGTCCGCCAGCATACGCCCAGCGTTTGCATTTTGTCGCCAGCGAATGTCACGACTGTTGGCACGAACTTAGCTCAGTCGCAGCACCGACATTAATTGTCCACGGCAACGACGACACAATCAACGTACCCGCAAACGCCCGTCTTTTAGCAGAGCAAATTCCAGAAGCCGAAGTAGTGTTTATTCCCGAAGGCAGACACTACATCTTTTTGGAAAAACAAGACGAGTGCAGCGAAGCGATACTGCAATTTCTCGGCAAATCGTAA
- a CDS encoding lipase family protein yields the protein MTHSRSPDFTLIEWYAQRAAMAYNGEAAIRAAFPNTTLVATSRDQVQFFLEVDHTKKQQIIVVRGTANLSNAREDADYIQGLNSRLGIWVHRGFDADAQVVYEMVRGHLVPEYEIILTGHSLGAAISTLLMMYFSLDGLPLGPSINFGQPKVTNKKGVQLFSNLPLARVVDENDLVPLVPPIDLIDEIHGGYEHVGTELILLAGEYYCLLDEARAEHISLTDFWANLGNMSVHEHYMANYLANIQTKLLKSLAVPYVDRKKYYRLAASGE from the coding sequence ATGACCCACTCTCGATCCCCCGATTTTACCCTTATTGAATGGTACGCCCAGCGTGCAGCTATGGCGTACAACGGTGAAGCTGCGATTCGCGCGGCCTTCCCCAATACCACACTGGTAGCCACCAGCCGCGACCAAGTGCAATTCTTCCTGGAAGTGGACCACACAAAAAAACAACAAATAATTGTGGTGCGCGGTACGGCAAATTTGAGCAATGCGCGGGAAGACGCCGATTATATACAAGGTTTAAACAGCCGCCTGGGTATCTGGGTGCACCGTGGATTTGATGCGGATGCGCAAGTCGTATACGAGATGGTGCGCGGGCACCTGGTGCCAGAGTACGAAATTATTCTCACCGGTCACAGCCTTGGCGCCGCCATTAGTACTCTGCTCATGATGTACTTTAGCCTGGATGGATTACCACTTGGCCCATCGATTAATTTTGGTCAGCCGAAAGTGACCAACAAGAAGGGTGTTCAATTGTTTTCTAATTTACCCCTTGCCCGTGTGGTGGATGAAAATGATCTGGTACCGCTGGTGCCGCCGATCGACCTCATCGACGAAATTCATGGTGGCTACGAACATGTAGGAACTGAATTAATTTTGCTGGCAGGTGAATACTACTGCTTGTTGGATGAAGCACGGGCGGAACACATATCGCTCACAGATTTTTGGGCAAATTTGGGAAATATGAGCGTACACGAACATTATATGGCGAACTATCTTGCGAATATTCAAACGAAGCTGCTTAAATCTCTTGCGGTGCCCTATGTGGATCGAAAAAAATACTATCGCCTGGCGGCGTCTGGTGAGTAG
- a CDS encoding 5'-nucleotidase C-terminal domain-containing protein, producing the protein MKQWIKPLVVLAASASLFACDGDDYDSDIKNLRQTNDELSGEVSDLNSENTQLASDIADLRAQLTQAGADQTALQAQIAALEEQLALLQGGKPLTVTLLHMNDHHSHLEAESLRFPVDQLSLAAKAEGDAAITSVDINYGGFPMLVSLFDDLAKQSINPVKIHAGDAMTGTLYNTLFKGEADAAMMNQVCFDVFAPGNHEFDAGDAGLARFLDDLNGSGCNTATVAANVQPHANSALAQDYLQPYTIKDFGGEKVGFIGIDIAGKTKNSSFPDEGTTFSDETATAQAVIDQLTAEGVNKIVLVTHYQYAKDQTLASALHNVDVIVGGDSHSLLGDDTFTALGFNTVGDYPTQVQNLDGNPVCIVHAWEYAHLLGRLEVNFNAAGVVESCTGNPIVPMEASFSYAYSDSETRVLEGDDAYQVRKALAAHDEIAFVAADAATADILQTYQAQTDVLKQTLIGTVNEDLCLVRWPGDSRSSLCDRMDTYAYGSDISNIVAKAFLMVTPEADIAIQNGGGVRVDVPMGNYSIGDAYVLLPFSNTLVVLEMTGQQVVNVLEDALSYALDEAQSTGAYPYASGLRYNVDASAAKGSRVSNVEVNARVAGSWTPINLANTYKVVTNNFIASGQDGYTTFETPFKAGNYVDTYTEYAQGFVSYMQLLADDNDNLMKLPFSEYSTQVYIGRDGCNHSTQTNCVDY; encoded by the coding sequence ATGAAGCAATGGATAAAACCACTGGTCGTGCTTGCAGCAAGTGCAAGTCTCTTCGCCTGCGATGGCGACGACTATGACAGTGACATTAAAAATCTTCGCCAGACCAACGACGAATTATCGGGCGAAGTCTCAGATCTCAACAGTGAAAACACCCAGCTTGCCAGCGACATTGCAGACTTACGCGCGCAGCTGACTCAGGCGGGGGCCGATCAGACGGCGTTGCAGGCGCAAATTGCCGCACTTGAAGAACAACTCGCCCTACTTCAAGGCGGCAAGCCGTTAACCGTTACGCTGTTGCATATGAATGACCACCACAGCCATTTGGAAGCGGAATCCCTGCGCTTCCCGGTGGACCAGCTCAGCCTGGCGGCCAAAGCGGAAGGCGATGCCGCCATTACTTCGGTGGACATCAACTACGGTGGATTTCCCATGCTGGTAAGCCTGTTTGACGACCTCGCCAAACAGAGTATTAACCCGGTGAAAATCCATGCAGGCGATGCAATGACCGGTACGCTGTACAACACCCTGTTCAAAGGCGAAGCCGATGCAGCGATGATGAACCAGGTGTGCTTCGACGTGTTCGCCCCCGGCAACCATGAATTCGATGCAGGTGACGCGGGCCTCGCCCGCTTTCTGGATGACCTGAATGGCTCCGGTTGTAACACCGCAACGGTGGCAGCCAATGTTCAGCCACATGCCAATTCCGCCCTCGCGCAGGACTACTTGCAGCCATACACCATAAAAGATTTTGGCGGCGAGAAAGTCGGGTTCATCGGGATCGATATCGCAGGTAAAACCAAAAACTCCTCCTTCCCGGACGAAGGCACCACCTTCAGTGATGAAACCGCCACCGCGCAAGCGGTGATCGACCAACTCACCGCCGAAGGCGTGAATAAAATTGTTCTGGTGACCCACTATCAATATGCCAAGGACCAGACACTGGCCAGCGCGCTGCACAATGTGGACGTGATTGTCGGTGGTGATTCACACTCACTGCTGGGCGACGACACATTTACTGCATTGGGCTTTAACACCGTTGGCGATTACCCGACGCAGGTGCAAAACCTGGACGGCAACCCGGTGTGTATCGTTCACGCCTGGGAATACGCGCACCTACTGGGACGCCTGGAAGTTAACTTTAATGCGGCTGGCGTCGTGGAAAGCTGCACCGGCAACCCGATTGTTCCCATGGAAGCCAGCTTCTCCTACGCCTACAGCGACAGCGAGACCCGTGTATTAGAGGGCGACGACGCCTATCAGGTACGCAAGGCGCTGGCAGCCCACGACGAGATCGCGTTCGTTGCAGCCGATGCGGCTACCGCCGACATACTGCAGACCTACCAGGCGCAAACCGACGTACTTAAGCAAACCTTAATTGGCACTGTAAATGAAGACCTTTGCCTGGTGCGCTGGCCCGGCGATTCCCGCTCAAGTCTGTGCGACCGTATGGATACCTACGCCTACGGTTCCGATATTTCCAATATCGTGGCCAAGGCGTTTCTCATGGTCACTCCAGAAGCGGACATCGCCATTCAAAACGGCGGTGGCGTGCGCGTAGACGTCCCCATGGGTAACTATTCCATTGGTGACGCCTATGTGCTGCTCCCCTTCTCTAACACGCTGGTAGTCCTGGAAATGACCGGTCAACAGGTCGTGAATGTGCTCGAAGACGCGCTTTCGTACGCTCTGGATGAAGCACAATCTACCGGTGCTTACCCCTATGCTTCCGGCCTGCGTTACAACGTCGACGCATCTGCGGCCAAAGGCAGCCGGGTATCGAACGTGGAAGTTAACGCGCGCGTCGCCGGTAGCTGGACCCCGATTAACCTCGCGAACACCTACAAAGTGGTGACAAATAACTTTATCGCCTCCGGCCAGGACGGCTACACCACCTTCGAAACACCGTTTAAAGCGGGTAACTACGTCGATACCTACACTGAATACGCACAGGGCTTTGTAAGCTACATGCAGTTGCTCGCCGACGACAACGACAACCTGATGAAATTGCCCTTTAGTGAATACAGCACCCAGGTTTACATTGGTCGCGATGGCTGTAACCACAGCACACAAACCAATTGCGTGGATTACTAA
- a CDS encoding VOC family protein, with translation MNPRISMITLGVKDLQKSVAFYEKGLGFPRIDSSPGVAFFSLNGTWLGLYNRDALAEDIGIEARGNGFNGVTLAHNVASNEQVDDVMAQAEKAGANIIKPAQTVFWGGYSGYFKDLDNHFWEVAHNPFLWIGPED, from the coding sequence ATGAACCCCAGAATCAGCATGATCACGCTCGGCGTTAAAGACCTGCAAAAGTCCGTTGCATTTTATGAAAAAGGCTTGGGCTTCCCGCGTATAGATTCCTCCCCTGGCGTTGCTTTTTTCTCTCTTAACGGTACCTGGCTTGGTCTCTATAACCGCGATGCACTCGCCGAAGATATCGGCATAGAAGCGCGCGGCAATGGCTTCAACGGCGTTACTCTGGCCCACAATGTGGCCAGCAACGAGCAAGTAGATGATGTTATGGCGCAAGCTGAAAAAGCTGGAGCCAACATCATAAAACCGGCACAAACGGTTTTTTGGGGTGGCTACAGCGGCTACTTTAAAGATCTGGACAACCATTTTTGGGAGGTGGCCCACAATCCGTTTTTGTGGATTGGGCCAGAGGATTAA
- a CDS encoding dihydrofolate reductase family protein, whose protein sequence is MAMVRVSGYSVSLDGFGAGPNQSMENPLGVGGGQLHGWLFPTKTFQKMLFDKEEGSTGTDNDFAAQGFVNIGAWILGRNMFGPERGPWENMSWEGWWGDTPPYHAPTFILTNHPREPIQKEGGTTFYFVTEGIHAALEQAKAAAGDKDVRIVGGANTINQYLDAGLVDEMHYAISPVFLGDGERLFAGVDLAARGYKCARMVASDNATHVILERAAKGTD, encoded by the coding sequence ATGGCCATGGTTCGCGTATCAGGTTATTCCGTATCATTGGACGGCTTCGGTGCAGGGCCAAATCAGTCCATGGAAAATCCGCTGGGGGTTGGCGGCGGCCAATTACACGGCTGGCTGTTCCCGACCAAAACCTTCCAAAAAATGTTGTTTGACAAGGAGGAAGGTAGCACCGGCACCGATAACGATTTCGCCGCGCAAGGGTTCGTCAATATAGGCGCCTGGATCTTGGGCCGCAATATGTTCGGGCCTGAGCGAGGCCCTTGGGAAAATATGAGTTGGGAAGGCTGGTGGGGCGACACGCCGCCCTACCATGCGCCCACTTTTATCCTCACCAATCACCCCCGCGAGCCGATCCAAAAAGAAGGCGGCACGACTTTTTATTTTGTTACTGAGGGTATTCATGCTGCACTGGAGCAGGCGAAAGCAGCAGCGGGCGATAAAGATGTGCGTATTGTGGGCGGCGCTAACACCATCAATCAGTATCTGGACGCAGGTCTAGTGGACGAAATGCATTATGCAATTTCTCCGGTATTTTTAGGCGACGGCGAGCGCTTATTTGCTGGCGTCGACCTCGCAGCTCGCGGTTACAAGTGCGCGCGCATGGTCGCATCTGACAACGCGACCCACGTGATATTGGAGCGTGCAGCGAAAGGCACAGACTGA